A portion of the Citrobacter rodentium NBRC 105723 = DSM 16636 genome contains these proteins:
- a CDS encoding helix-turn-helix domain-containing protein — MVETSTQSRGIGEKIRMIRDAEGLSRQQFFELTGIPAGTQKYYETGRVEKIGSDILLKITLHSQFSKYALWLMTDNIAPESGQIAPPLSPDGHENAVMSRRSVRKTG, encoded by the coding sequence ATGGTAGAGACTTCCACCCAGTCAAGAGGGATAGGGGAAAAAATCCGCATGATTAGAGATGCTGAAGGTCTTAGCAGACAGCAATTCTTTGAATTGACGGGGATTCCTGCGGGGACGCAAAAGTATTATGAAACTGGACGGGTTGAAAAAATAGGTAGTGATATTTTGCTAAAGATCACGCTTCATTCTCAATTTTCTAAATATGCCCTGTGGCTTATGACCGACAATATTGCGCCAGAATCAGGGCAGATTGCCCCGCCTCTCTCCCCTGATGGGCACGAAAATGCAGTAATGTCGCGCCGCTCCGTCCGCAAAACTGGTTAA
- a CDS encoding phage integrase: MTIKKLEGGQYQVDIYPRGREGKRIRRRFKKKQEAILFERYVMANVEKKEWLGASTDRRTLGELLEIWWLLHGQTLENGAIERQQLEKTIRALGNPAVNRLDKREIARHRGERLTDGISASTINRDVYRLSGMFTALSKLGEFRVENPCHGLQPLREAQPPMTYLTKQEIARLLEFLEGDNRRVALLCLSTGARWNEGSTLRAEQVNHGRVTFLKTKNGKKRTVPISEALEREIKTCETGPLFDVNYAQFREQLRRVKPDLPRGQSTHVLRHTFASWFMMNGGNIIALQQIMGHASIKQTMVYAHLAPDFLQHAITLNPLGGGLGI, from the coding sequence ATGACGATTAAGAAGCTCGAAGGGGGGCAATATCAGGTGGATATTTACCCGCGTGGGCGTGAAGGCAAGCGCATACGCAGACGTTTCAAGAAAAAACAGGAAGCTATTCTGTTTGAGCGGTATGTGATGGCTAACGTCGAGAAAAAAGAATGGCTCGGCGCAAGCACTGATCGCCGTACACTTGGGGAGTTGCTGGAAATCTGGTGGCTGTTGCATGGTCAGACCCTGGAGAACGGTGCAATCGAAAGACAACAACTGGAAAAGACAATCAGGGCGCTTGGTAATCCTGCCGTTAACCGACTTGATAAGCGTGAAATTGCCAGGCATCGCGGTGAACGGCTTACAGATGGTATTAGCGCATCAACCATTAACCGTGATGTTTATCGTTTGTCCGGTATGTTTACCGCATTGAGTAAGCTTGGAGAATTTCGCGTTGAAAATCCCTGTCATGGTTTGCAGCCGTTACGGGAGGCGCAGCCACCGATGACTTACCTTACAAAACAGGAAATCGCCCGATTGCTGGAATTTCTGGAAGGTGACAATCGCCGGGTAGCATTGCTGTGTCTCAGTACCGGGGCGCGGTGGAATGAGGGAAGCACGCTGCGGGCGGAGCAGGTCAATCATGGACGTGTGACCTTTCTGAAAACGAAGAACGGCAAAAAAAGGACGGTGCCGATTTCGGAAGCTCTGGAGCGGGAGATCAAAACCTGCGAGACGGGGCCGTTGTTTGATGTGAATTATGCTCAGTTTCGTGAGCAATTACGGCGTGTAAAACCTGATTTACCGCGGGGGCAGTCAACGCATGTGCTTCGCCACACGTTCGCCAGTTGGTTCATGATGAACGGAGGAAACATTATTGCGCTTCAGCAAATTATGGGTCATGCCAGCATTAAACAGACGATGGTTTATGCGCATCTTGCACCGGATTTTCTCCAGCACGCGATTACGTTAAATCCGCTTGGTGGAGGTCTGGGGATTTGA
- the fliD gene encoding flagellar filament capping protein FliD has translation MASFTSLGVGSGLPLDTLLNNLTIAEKKRLNPITQQQTDNTARLTAYGTLKSALEKFQTANAALNKAELFRSSNATSSSDDLKVSTEAGAAPGIYTISVTQLAQAQSLSTKSVASNKEALGDGSATRTIIIDQPGRDEPLEIKLGSDQTSLDDISKAINDADSGISASVVKMNDNEYRLVLTAEEGEGSEMTISVDGDSKLNDLLSYDSTTDSGNMSELVKAQNAKLTMNGIDIERQSNKITDAPQGVTLELTKEVKDVRVTVTKSNEKATEAIKGWVDAYNSLIDTFNTLTKYKAVDAGAESQDEDNGALVGDSVVRTIQTGIRAQFANSGSEGIFKTLNEIGIKQDGKTGKLSIDDSKLKKALDDNTASVRELLVGDGKETGITTKIASQVKDYLSDDGIIDNAQDSINATLKKLTKQYLAVSSSIDDTIARYTAQFTQLDTMMSKLNNTSTYLTQQFTAMNNS, from the coding sequence ATGGCTTCATTTACTTCGCTGGGCGTAGGCTCAGGTTTACCGTTGGATACATTGCTAAACAACCTGACTATCGCTGAGAAAAAACGCTTAAATCCGATTACCCAGCAACAGACCGACAATACTGCTCGTCTGACGGCGTATGGCACCCTGAAAAGCGCGCTGGAGAAATTCCAGACCGCCAACGCCGCGCTGAATAAAGCGGAACTGTTTCGCAGTAGTAATGCGACCAGCAGCAGTGATGATCTGAAAGTCAGCACCGAGGCTGGCGCTGCGCCGGGCATTTATACCATCAGCGTGACGCAGCTGGCTCAGGCGCAGTCGTTGAGTACGAAAAGCGTCGCGTCAAACAAAGAGGCTCTCGGCGACGGTTCGGCAACGCGTACTATCATCATCGATCAGCCGGGCCGCGATGAACCGCTGGAAATTAAACTGGGCAGCGATCAAACCTCTCTCGACGATATCAGTAAAGCGATTAACGATGCGGACAGCGGCATCTCCGCCAGCGTCGTGAAGATGAATGACAACGAGTATCGCCTGGTGCTGACCGCGGAAGAAGGTGAAGGCAGTGAAATGACCATCTCCGTTGACGGCGACAGTAAACTGAACGATCTGTTGTCCTATGACAGCACGACCGACAGCGGAAATATGAGTGAACTGGTGAAGGCGCAAAACGCCAAACTCACCATGAACGGCATCGATATTGAGCGTCAGAGCAATAAAATAACCGATGCGCCGCAGGGCGTAACGCTTGAGCTGACCAAAGAAGTAAAAGACGTTCGCGTCACCGTGACCAAGAGCAATGAAAAAGCCACCGAGGCGATCAAAGGCTGGGTGGACGCCTATAACTCGCTTATCGATACCTTTAACACTCTGACCAAATATAAAGCGGTCGATGCCGGTGCGGAAAGTCAGGACGAAGACAACGGCGCGCTGGTCGGCGATAGCGTGGTACGTACGATTCAGACCGGCATTCGCGCGCAATTTGCCAATAGCGGCAGCGAAGGCATCTTTAAGACCCTGAATGAAATCGGTATCAAGCAGGACGGTAAAACCGGCAAATTGTCGATTGATGATAGCAAGCTGAAAAAAGCGCTGGACGATAACACCGCCTCGGTGCGCGAACTGCTGGTCGGCGACGGTAAAGAAACCGGCATCACCACCAAAATCGCCAGCCAGGTAAAAGACTACCTGTCCGACGACGGCATTATCGACAACGCGCAGGACAGCATTAACGCGACGCTGAAAAAGCTTACCAAACAGTACTTAGCGGTAAGCAGCAGCATTGACGATACGATCGCCCGCTACACCGCCCAGTTTACGCAGCTGGATACCATGATGAGCAAACTGAATAACACCAGTACGTATCTGACCCAGCAGTTTACGGCGATGAATAATTCCTGA
- the amyA gene encoding alpha-amylase yields the protein MKNPTLLQFFHWYYPDGGRLWQEVAERADGLNDIGINMVWLPPACKGASGGYSVGYDCYDLFDLGEFDQKGSVATKYGDKQQLLAAIDSLKRNQIAVLLDVVVNHKMGADEKEAIRIQRVNEDDRNQIDDHIIDCEGWTRYTFPARAGKYSQFIWDYKCFSGIDHIENPTEDGIFKIVNDYTGEGWNDQVDDEMGNFDYLMGENIDFRNRAVTEEIKYWARWVMDQTHCDGFRLDAVKHIPAWFYREWIEHVQEVAPEPLFIVAEYWSHDVDTLQNYINQVEGKTMLFDAPLQMKFHEASRQGREYDMRQIFSGTLVEADPFHAVTLVANHDTQPLQALEAPVEPWFKPLAYALILLRENGVPSVFYPDLYGAHYEDTGDDGGTYPIDMPVIEQLDQLILARQRFAHGVQTLYFDHPNCIAFSRSGTEDDPGCVVVLSNGDDGEKTLALGANYGNKTWRDYLGNRDERVVTDENGEATFYCNGGSVSVWVIEEAI from the coding sequence ATGAAAAATCCCACTTTATTGCAGTTCTTCCACTGGTATTACCCCGACGGCGGCAGGCTCTGGCAGGAAGTTGCCGAGCGCGCGGACGGGCTCAATGATATCGGTATTAATATGGTCTGGCTGCCTCCGGCGTGTAAAGGCGCATCGGGCGGCTATTCTGTCGGCTACGACTGCTATGACCTATTTGATCTGGGCGAATTTGATCAAAAAGGATCGGTCGCCACCAAATATGGCGACAAACAACAGCTGCTGGCGGCGATCGACTCGCTGAAACGAAACCAGATTGCAGTGCTGCTCGACGTGGTGGTAAACCACAAAATGGGCGCCGACGAAAAAGAAGCGATTCGCATCCAGCGGGTCAACGAAGACGATCGTAATCAGATTGATGACCACATCATCGACTGCGAAGGCTGGACGCGCTACACCTTCCCTGCCCGCGCCGGGAAATATTCGCAGTTTATCTGGGATTACAAATGTTTCAGCGGTATCGACCACATTGAAAACCCCACCGAGGACGGCATCTTTAAAATCGTCAACGACTATACCGGCGAAGGCTGGAACGATCAGGTCGACGATGAGATGGGCAACTTTGACTACCTGATGGGCGAAAATATCGATTTCCGCAACCGCGCCGTGACGGAGGAGATCAAATACTGGGCCCGCTGGGTGATGGATCAAACCCACTGCGACGGCTTCCGTCTTGATGCGGTAAAGCACATTCCGGCCTGGTTTTACAGGGAGTGGATAGAACACGTGCAGGAGGTCGCGCCAGAGCCGCTGTTTATCGTCGCGGAATACTGGTCGCATGATGTCGATACGCTGCAAAACTACATTAATCAGGTAGAAGGGAAAACGATGCTGTTTGACGCCCCTCTGCAGATGAAGTTTCATGAGGCCTCCCGCCAGGGGCGCGAGTACGATATGCGGCAGATCTTCAGCGGTACGCTGGTGGAGGCCGATCCGTTTCATGCGGTAACGCTGGTCGCCAACCACGATACCCAGCCGCTGCAGGCGCTGGAAGCGCCGGTTGAGCCTTGGTTTAAACCGCTGGCCTACGCGCTGATCCTGCTGCGGGAAAACGGCGTGCCCTCCGTATTCTATCCCGATCTCTACGGCGCGCACTATGAAGATACCGGCGACGATGGCGGCACCTATCCCATCGACATGCCGGTGATTGAGCAGCTTGACCAGCTTATTCTCGCCCGTCAGCGTTTCGCTCACGGCGTTCAGACGCTCTATTTTGACCATCCCAACTGCATCGCCTTCAGCCGCAGCGGCACAGAAGACGATCCCGGCTGCGTGGTGGTGCTTTCCAACGGCGATGATGGCGAAAAGACCCTTGCGCTTGGCGCAAACTACGGCAATAAAACCTGGCGCGACTATCTCGGCAACCGTGATGAGCGCGTGGTCACTGACGAGAACGGCGAAGCGACATTTTACTGCAACGGCGGCAGCGTCAGCGTATGGGTAATTGAAGAGGCAATATAG
- the yedE gene encoding selenium metabolism membrane protein YedE/FdhT has product MSWQQFKQAWLIKFWAPIPAVIAAGILSTYYFGITGTFWAVTGEFTRWGGEILQLFGVHAEEWGYYKLIHLEGTPLTRIDGMMILGMFGGCFAAALWANNVKLRMPRSRVRIMQAVIGGMIAGFGARLAMGCNLAAFFTGIPQFSLHAWFFALATAIGSWFGARFTLLPVFRIPVKMQKVSAASPLTQKPDQARRRFRLGMLVFAGMIGWALLTAMNQPKLGLAMLFGVGFGLLIERAQICFTSAFRDLWITGRTQMAKAIIFGMAVSAIGIFSYVQLGVEAKIMWAGPNAVIGGLLFGFGIVLAGGCETGWMYRAVEGQVHYWWVGLGNVIGSTILAYYWDDFAPTLATHWDKINLLNAFGPLGGLLVTYLLLFTALMLIIGWEKRFFRRAGLTLAKESA; this is encoded by the coding sequence ATGTCATGGCAACAGTTCAAACAGGCCTGGTTAATTAAATTCTGGGCGCCTATCCCTGCGGTCATCGCGGCGGGCATTCTCTCTACTTACTATTTTGGCATCACCGGCACCTTCTGGGCCGTCACCGGCGAATTTACTCGCTGGGGCGGAGAAATCCTGCAGCTGTTTGGCGTTCACGCCGAAGAGTGGGGCTACTACAAGCTCATTCATCTGGAAGGCACCCCGCTTACCCGTATCGACGGAATGATGATCCTCGGCATGTTCGGCGGCTGCTTTGCCGCCGCGCTGTGGGCCAACAACGTCAAACTGCGTATGCCGCGCAGCCGGGTGCGCATCATGCAGGCCGTGATCGGCGGGATGATCGCCGGTTTCGGCGCCCGTCTGGCGATGGGCTGTAACCTGGCGGCCTTTTTCACCGGCATTCCGCAATTTTCTCTTCACGCCTGGTTTTTTGCCCTCGCCACCGCCATCGGCTCGTGGTTCGGCGCGCGCTTTACGCTGCTGCCGGTCTTCCGCATTCCGGTCAAAATGCAAAAAGTCTCCGCCGCATCGCCGCTGACCCAGAAGCCAGATCAGGCGCGCCGCCGCTTCCGTCTGGGGATGCTGGTGTTTGCCGGCATGATCGGCTGGGCGCTGTTGACGGCGATGAACCAGCCGAAGCTGGGGCTGGCGATGCTGTTTGGCGTCGGCTTTGGCCTGCTGATTGAACGCGCGCAAATCTGCTTTACCTCCGCCTTTCGCGATCTGTGGATCACCGGGCGTACCCAGATGGCGAAGGCGATCATCTTCGGGATGGCGGTAAGCGCCATCGGCATCTTCAGCTACGTGCAGCTCGGCGTCGAGGCGAAGATCATGTGGGCCGGTCCGAACGCCGTTATCGGCGGCCTGCTGTTCGGCTTCGGCATCGTGCTGGCGGGCGGTTGTGAAACCGGCTGGATGTACCGCGCGGTGGAAGGCCAAGTTCACTACTGGTGGGTAGGCCTGGGCAACGTCATCGGCTCGACGATTCTGGCCTATTACTGGGACGACTTCGCTCCGACGCTTGCCACCCATTGGGATAAAATCAATCTGCTGAACGCCTTTGGCCCGCTCGGCGGCCTGTTGGTCACTTATCTGCTGCTGTTTACCGCGCTGATGCTGATCATCGGCTGGGAAAAACGTTTCTTCCGTCGCGCCGGGCTGACCCTCGCTAAGGAATCCGCATGA
- the yedD gene encoding lipoprotein YedD, with protein MKKLAIVGALLLLAGCAEVENYNSVVKTPAPAGLEGYWQTRGPQSSLVSPEAIGSLVVTKEGDTLDCRQWQRVIALPGKLNTLSGDLTNVTVKRELYAIEREGNTLEYDGMTLQRVDRPTAECAAALEKSPLPSPLP; from the coding sequence ATGAAAAAATTAGCAATCGTTGGGGCATTACTGCTGTTAGCTGGGTGCGCCGAGGTGGAAAATTACAACAGCGTGGTGAAAACACCCGCGCCAGCCGGACTGGAAGGCTACTGGCAGACCCGGGGGCCGCAGAGCAGCCTGGTCAGTCCCGAAGCCATCGGCAGCCTGGTGGTCACTAAAGAGGGCGATACCCTGGACTGCCGCCAGTGGCAGCGGGTCATTGCGCTGCCGGGCAAGCTGAACACGCTTTCTGGCGATTTAACCAACGTCACGGTAAAGCGTGAGCTTTACGCCATCGAGCGGGAAGGGAATACCCTGGAATATGACGGAATGACCCTGCAACGCGTGGATCGTCCGACCGCTGAATGCGCCGCCGCGCTGGAAAAATCTCCGCTGCCGTCGCCGTTGCCTTAA
- the fliT gene encoding flagella biosynthesis regulatory protein FliT: protein MISAVEFINHWQRIALLSQSLLELAQRGEWDLLLEQEVTYLQSIEAVMEEQTPTSITRSIQDRVAGYIKQTLDNEQVLKSLLQQRLDELSSLIGQSTRQKTLNNAYGRLSGMLLVPDAPSALQ, encoded by the coding sequence ATGATCTCAGCCGTGGAGTTTATCAACCATTGGCAGCGTATTGCGCTGCTGAGTCAGTCGCTACTGGAGCTAGCACAGCGGGGTGAATGGGACCTTTTACTGGAACAGGAAGTCACCTATCTGCAAAGCATTGAAGCGGTCATGGAAGAGCAAACTCCAACGAGCATTACGCGAAGTATTCAGGATCGGGTAGCGGGTTACATAAAGCAAACGCTGGATAATGAGCAGGTTCTTAAAAGCCTGTTACAACAGCGGCTGGATGAGCTGAGCAGTTTGATCGGCCAGTCAACCCGCCAGAAAACGCTGAATAATGCCTATGGTCGCCTCTCCGGTATGCTGCTGGTCCCCGACGCCCCTAGCGCGCTACAATAA
- a CDS encoding omptin family outer membrane protease produces the protein MRIKLLGIMLTAPVAFSCLASGESGLFTPEKLSADISLGTLSGKTKERVYEPEEGGRKVSQLDWKYNNAAIIKGAINWDLMPWLSVGAAGWSTIAGRGANMVDKDWLDASNAGTWTDESRHPNTRLNYANEFDLNMKGWILNQPDYQFGLMAGYQQSRYSFNATGGTYIYSEDGGFRNENGSFPDGERGIGYKQRYKMPYIGLTGNYRYDSIEVGGAFKYSGWVRASDNDEHYARGITFRSKVKDQNYYSVSANAGYFITPDAKVYLEGVWSRVTNKKGDSTLYDRNDNTSDRAKNVAGIENYSFMATVGLKYTF, from the coding sequence ATGCGTATAAAACTTCTGGGAATCATGCTGACCGCCCCCGTTGCGTTCAGTTGTCTGGCGTCTGGCGAATCCGGTTTGTTTACCCCTGAAAAGCTTAGCGCCGATATTAGTCTGGGGACGCTGAGCGGGAAAACAAAAGAACGCGTTTACGAGCCAGAAGAAGGCGGCAGAAAAGTCAGTCAACTTGACTGGAAATACAATAATGCCGCAATAATTAAAGGGGCAATTAACTGGGATCTGATGCCCTGGCTCTCTGTCGGCGCGGCAGGCTGGAGCACAATCGCCGGTCGCGGGGCCAATATGGTTGATAAGGACTGGCTGGACGCCAGCAACGCCGGAACATGGACCGATGAAAGCCGACATCCCAATACCCGCCTCAACTACGCCAATGAATTTGACCTGAATATGAAAGGCTGGATTTTAAACCAGCCAGACTATCAATTTGGCCTGATGGCAGGCTACCAGCAAAGTCGCTATAGCTTTAACGCCACGGGAGGCACTTATATTTACAGTGAAGATGGCGGTTTCAGAAATGAAAATGGCTCATTCCCCGATGGCGAAAGAGGAATAGGCTACAAACAGCGCTATAAAATGCCTTATATCGGACTTACCGGAAACTATCGTTACGATAGCATTGAAGTTGGCGGCGCCTTTAAATACAGCGGCTGGGTACGGGCATCGGATAATGATGAACATTACGCTCGCGGGATCACCTTCCGCAGTAAAGTTAAAGACCAAAATTACTATTCTGTTAGCGCGAATGCGGGTTATTTTATTACCCCCGACGCAAAAGTATATCTTGAAGGCGTATGGAGTCGCGTAACCAATAAAAAAGGGGACTCAACGCTTTACGATCGTAACGATAATACTTCCGATCGCGCTAAAAACGTTGCCGGCATTGAAAACTACAGCTTTATGGCCACTGTCGGCCTGAAATATACCTTCTGA
- the fliS gene encoding flagellar export chaperone FliS codes for MYSASGTKAYAQIGVESAVMSASPHQLIEMLFDGAYSALVRARLFMQQGETVAKGEAISKAINIIDNGLKAGLDLEKGGELAANLADLYDYMVRRLLQANLRNDVQAIEEVEGLLSNIADAWKQISPKASSQESR; via the coding sequence ATGTATAGCGCGAGCGGTACCAAAGCGTATGCGCAGATTGGCGTGGAAAGCGCCGTAATGAGCGCCAGCCCCCATCAGCTGATAGAGATGTTATTTGACGGCGCTTATAGCGCCTTAGTACGCGCGCGTTTGTTTATGCAACAGGGTGAAACCGTCGCTAAAGGCGAAGCCATCAGCAAGGCCATTAACATTATCGATAATGGCCTGAAGGCGGGACTGGATCTGGAAAAAGGCGGCGAACTGGCCGCCAATCTCGCCGATCTGTACGACTATATGGTCCGCCGCCTGCTACAGGCGAATTTGCGTAATGACGTTCAGGCCATAGAAGAAGTGGAAGGGTTACTCAGCAACATTGCGGATGCCTGGAAACAGATTTCTCCAAAAGCATCTTCCCAGGAGTCTCGTTAA
- a CDS encoding flagellin FliC codes for MAQVINTNSLSLLTQNNLNKSQSALGSAIERLSSGLRINSAKDDAAGQAIANRFTSNIKGLTQASRNANDGISIAQTTEGALNEINNNLQRVRELSVQAANGSNSDSDLKSIQDEIDQRLNEINRVAEQTDFNGKKVLSQDGQLTIQVGANDGETITIDLKKIDKTELGLDKLDVSKGVATTVKDGTKVKADFDVKIADFKDGNTTPLTANLELKQDKAGNYIVFDSANSKYYDATVDSDTGEITFDSSTAETTKDTTKLTDVTSFSKEVTINSGLADNQSLVKYKGADGKDQYAVQTLDNDGNATFKTAVFGRDGKVTEDAVVTMSANVDPLAKIDDALKTVDAFRSQLGAVQNRFESAITNLGNTVNNLSSARSRIEDSDYATEVSNMSRAQILQQAGTSVLAQANQVPQNVLSHPA; via the coding sequence ATGGCACAAGTCATTAATACAAACAGCCTGTCGCTGTTGACCCAGAACAACCTGAATAAATCTCAGTCCGCACTGGGCTCTGCTATCGAACGTCTCTCCTCCGGTCTGCGTATCAACAGCGCAAAAGATGATGCTGCTGGTCAGGCAATTGCTAACCGCTTCACTTCTAACATTAAAGGTCTGACTCAGGCTTCCCGTAACGCCAACGACGGTATTTCTATCGCGCAAACCACAGAAGGCGCGCTGAATGAGATTAACAACAATCTGCAGCGTGTACGTGAACTGTCCGTACAGGCGGCGAACGGTTCTAACTCTGATTCTGATTTAAAATCTATCCAGGACGAAATTGATCAGCGTCTGAACGAAATCAACCGTGTGGCGGAACAGACTGACTTTAACGGTAAAAAAGTTTTAAGTCAGGATGGTCAGTTAACTATTCAGGTGGGTGCAAATGATGGTGAAACTATCACAATTGATCTGAAAAAGATTGATAAAACTGAATTGGGTCTGGATAAGTTAGATGTTAGCAAAGGCGTAGCTACTACAGTTAAAGATGGCACAAAAGTTAAAGCTGATTTTGACGTAAAAATTGCAGATTTCAAAGACGGCAACACAACCCCATTAACCGCTAACCTTGAGTTGAAACAGGATAAAGCCGGTAACTATATAGTATTCGATTCAGCTAACAGTAAATACTATGACGCGACTGTAGATAGTGATACGGGTGAAATCACATTTGATTCCAGTACAGCCGAAACGACTAAAGATACAACTAAACTTACTGATGTTACTTCTTTCTCAAAAGAGGTGACGATTAATAGTGGGCTGGCAGATAATCAATCTTTAGTCAAGTACAAAGGTGCTGACGGCAAAGACCAGTATGCGGTTCAAACCCTTGATAATGACGGAAACGCAACGTTCAAAACTGCTGTTTTTGGCCGGGATGGTAAGGTTACAGAGGATGCTGTAGTTACTATGTCTGCTAACGTTGACCCACTCGCAAAAATTGATGACGCATTGAAAACAGTTGATGCTTTCCGTAGCCAACTGGGTGCGGTTCAGAACCGTTTCGAATCTGCTATCACCAACCTGGGCAACACCGTAAACAACCTGTCTTCCGCTCGTAGCCGTATCGAAGACTCCGACTACGCGACCGAAGTCTCCAACATGTCTCGCGCGCAGATCCTGCAGCAGGCGGGTACCTCTGTTCTGGCGCAGGCTAACCAGGTTCCGCAAAACGTACTGTCGCACCCCGCATGA
- the yedF gene encoding sulfurtransferase-like selenium metabolism protein YedF, which translates to MKNIVPDYRLDMVGEPCPYPAVATLEAMPQLQKGEILEVVSDCPQSINNIPLDARNHGYTVLDIQQDGPTIRYLIQK; encoded by the coding sequence ATGAAAAATATCGTTCCTGATTACCGCCTTGATATGGTCGGCGAACCCTGCCCCTACCCTGCCGTCGCCACGCTGGAGGCAATGCCACAGCTTCAAAAAGGGGAAATTCTGGAAGTGGTAAGCGACTGTCCGCAGTCAATCAATAATATTCCGCTGGACGCGCGTAATCACGGCTATACGGTGCTGGATATTCAGCAGGATGGGCCAACGATTCGCTATTTAATTCAGAAATAA